A region of the Ranitomeya imitator isolate aRanImi1 chromosome 10, aRanImi1.pri, whole genome shotgun sequence genome:
TAGTTCATTCTTAATCTACTTAGACTGCTGAATTAAGTCTTTTATGTTTTGTCCTACAGTTGGAAGTAGATGAGCAAGAGAACATTTACAGTTTTTCTGATTATTCAGTTACGTCATTAACTGTTTTGCACAGCTGTGGGATGAATGCGATGTCACTACTGGTGCTGACACTGCAGATGGGAtgggacttaaccccttagtgaccgagccaaatttttgaaatctgaccagtgtcactttatgtggtaataactctgcaacgcttcaacaaatcccagtgattttgagattgttttttcgtgacacattatactttatgataatggtaaatttagttcaacattttttgtgtttatttataaaaaatataaaaaatttgagaaaaatgttaaaaaattagcaattttctaaatttgaatgattatccctttaatccagatagtcatacaacagcaaaccattaataaatagcatttcccacatgtctgctttacatcagcaccatttgtaaaatgttattttattttgttagcattttaggaggtttaaaaatgtagcagcaatttttcattttttcaaagaaatttaccacatttatttttttagggacttatccatgtttgaagtgacttcagGGGTCCCATATATGGTGAAacacccaaacatgataccattttaaaaacagcacctctaaacatatcaaaaactgcagtcaggtagtttattaacccttcaggtgctttacaggaattaatgcaaagtggcatgacagaaatgaaaatgtgtgtttttaccacctaaatgttgctaacttctaaacagattactacagccatcagactctaaggtcgctatttggtcatgaattgccatcgcaaacatcaggacaataaaatcatgatctgagggcaccaattgggataaagaagaagcccccacacactgttaaccatttataatgatgtagtcactattgacagcagcatctaaggggttaaacagatttagaaggtgcaaatactgatcgtggctgatacagcaagttttcagctatagtgtacaaccaacagatgctggattgtcatctgtatggggaggctattctcttatatctcaggtcagttaaaagacgtattggcggtcattaaggggttaaaactgtagCAAAATCAGTATAGACTTTAGTGAGTAAAGATCGAGCTCTCACCAAGGCAATTTCTCTTCAGATTAATAACTGATAATGGATTCTTCTATCAACATCATCAGTGAAGAAGAAGTCCAGAACATTCGGTCGGCTTTACAAGAAGGAGACATCTGTACAGCAACTGAAAGACTCGCGGAATCCCTCAGGGAAATAGAAAATGCCCCGTTGAACATTGCTATCATGGGTGAGTCAGGAACAGGAAAGTCCACTTTTGTCAATGCCATCCGTGGCATGGGCAATGAAGAAGAAGGCTCAGCCAAAACTGGTGTGGTAGAGACAACAGAGGTGCCAAGTCCATACAACCATCCTCAGTATCCTAATGTAACTGTTTGGGATCTTCCAGGAACAGGAACTCCAAATTTTGTGGCAGACGGTTATCTCCAGTCTGTTAAATTCAGTCGTTATGACTTTTTCATCATCTTATCATCGGAACGTTTTAAGCAAAACGACATTGACCTAGCAAAAGCGATTCAAGCTATGAACAAGAAATTCTACTTTGTGAGATCCAAAGTTGACTCCGACGTGCATGCTTCCATGATCCGAAGGAAGAAGACGTTCAATGAAGAGAATGCGCTGAATGAAATTAGAAATAACTGCATTCAAAGTCTTATAGAAGGGGGAATCCCACAGCCTCAAGTGTTTCTCCTCTCAGTCCTGGACCTGGACAAGTACGACTTCCTCGAAATGCAGGACACTCTAGAAAAGGAACTTCCAGAACACAAGAGACACATATTCCTGATCTCTCTACCCCACATTTCTCTGCCAGTCCTTGAGAAGAAGCGTCAGGCTTTCAAGAAGGACATATGGAAGTTGGCTCTTCTTTCTGGTGAAGTGGCTATGGTCCCAGTACCAGGTCTGTCTGTGGCTTGTGATATAGGAATCCTGGTGAAAGCCATGACAAGCTATAAGAATGCATTTGGCTTGGATGAAAACTCTCTGGAAAGGTTGGCTGACAAGTTTGGTAAAGACGTCAGTGAATTAAAATCAGTGATCAAGTCCCCTTTTGTTTTAAAAGAGATAAATAAAGAGTTTGTCGCCACTTTAATAGCCAGAGGGGCCGCCGGGGGTCTCATGATAGTTGAGTATGTTGTTAGTAATGTCCCAATGGTAGGTAGCCTGGCAGCAGGGGGCATCTCCTTTGCTACCACTTATTGGATGCTCTATGGCTTTCTTAAAGAGATTGCTGAAGATGCAGTGCGTGTTCTTACGAAGGCATTGGAGTCACCCGTTTAGGCATCTTTATCCTATAcaataatacagtggggcaaaaaagtatttagtcagtcagcaatagtgcaagttccaccacttaaaaagatgagaggcgtctgtaatttacatcataggtagacctcaactatgggagacaaactgagaaaaaaaaatccagaaaatcacattgtctgtttttttatcattttttttgcattttatggtggaaaataagtatttgttcagaaacaaacaatcaagatttctggctctcacagacctgtaacttcttctttaagagtctcctctttcctccactcattacctgtagtaatggcacctgtttaaacttgttatcagtataaaaagacacctgtgcacaccctcaaacagtctgactccaaactccactatggtgaagaccaaagagctgtcaaaggacaccagaaacaaaattgtagccctgcaccaggctgggaagactgaatctgcaatagccaaccagcttggagtgaagaaatcaacagtgggagcaatatttagaaaatggaagacatacaagaccactgataatctccctcgatctggggctccacgcaaaatcccaccccgtggggtcagaatgatcacaagaacggtgagcaaaaatcccagaaccacgcggggggacctagtgaatgaactgcagagagctgggaccaatgtaacaacgcctaccataagtaacacactacgccaccatggactcagatcctgcagtgccagacgtgtcccactgcttaagccagtacatgtccaggcccgtctgtagtttgccagagagcatttggatgatccagaggagttttgggagaatgtcctatggtctgatgaaaccaaactggaactgtttggtagaaacacaacttgtcgtgtttggaggaaaaagaatactaagttgcatccatcaaacaccatacctactgtaaagcatggtggtggaaacatcatgctttggggctgtttctctgcaaaggggtcaggatgactgatccgggtacatgaaagaataaatggggccatatatcgtgagattttgagtgcaaacctctttccatcagcaaggcattgaagatgaaacgtggctgggtctttcaacatgacaatgatccaaagcacaccgccagggcaacaaaggagtggcttcataagaagcatttcaaggtcctggagtggcctagccagtctccagatctcaaccctatagaaaacctttggagggagttgaaagtccgtgttgccaagcgaaaagccaaaaacatcactgctctagaggagatctgcatggaggaatgggccaacatattaacaacagtgtgtggcaaccttgtgaagacttacagaaaacgtttgatctctgtcattgccaacaaaggatatattacaaagtattgagatgaaattttgtttctgaccaaatacttattttccaccataatatgcaaataaaatgttaaaaaaacagacaatgtgattttctggatttttatttctcagtttgtctcccatagttgaggtctacctatgatgtaaattacagacgcctctcatctttctaagtggtggaacttgcactattgctgactgactaaatacttttttgccccactgtatatagaaaatACTACTAGACATGGGATACAATGAAAACATCTTTGACAAAATAATTAAAAACTGATTCAATGATTTATAAACGTGAGGCAACAAAGTTTTACATTATCTTTGTGTTTGCTATCGTAGATTTAAAGTTGACACCTTCAGTGGAggggaatatatatatttttcttactgTACTTTTTTCACTTTACTTTTGAGATTCTTTAAAAATGTCGCACTTTGTTATTGCCTTACAGCCAAATTGTCTATTGTTGGACAATTACTCGATCTGACTGAGAATATGTCTCTTATCTGTCTTTTACTGATCTcctttcagctgatttatgaccacatgaaAGATCAGCCGTCCttcgatgtggtctgtggtcataaatcagcggaGAGGATCTCCGTAAAAGATGGATAAGAGTTACAACCTCTCATTCACaaggagctcactgacagattcaaaGGTTTGTTTACACAGGACGACCTGGCATAATAAGGCTTGACCAAGGACCAGGCaggtctgaaacatgttgcctgCGAGCGCAGCGGATATTTATTTTCtgccttttaatttttgtgctgttgtgtTCAACCATAATTTGTGCCTTCATGATGAGGCTTCATGCACACAACCTGGTGATACTTGTATAGGTAAAACTAGTACCGGTGAGATCCATGGTCGGTGTCCGTGTGGCCATGTGCTGCATCCATGTGTCCATGTGACATCTGTATATCCGCGTGCTGTCCGTGCGCAATCTGCGGGCTGTCCATGTGCAATCAATGTGCTGTCAGTGTGACCcgtatggaatgaaatgcagcataaAAATTAAAACGTTTTATGTATCAAAGATGTTCAGAGATAGATAGCGATGAGGAACATGATAGATACATAGAAGAGAAATATATCTGTGTGCTATATAAtcatataatcagtgctttgtatGTTTCTTTCTCTGTACTTGTTTTTGATTTCTAACTAATtaaattgcattaaaaaaacaaTCTGTGTGGACTCCCGTgtaatttttataaccagcagagggaaagctgaccgcTTGTGGCTaatattaataatctgggaaaggggccTTTAGACCTAAATGTTGCCAGGATATTAATAATGGCGcacagctgtttgcttaacctttactggttagtttatagGGGTACTCCAAAAAAGTGATGTAGGGTCtccctataaattctaaccaggaaaggctaaactgacagctgtgggttaatattaatagcctgggaaggggtcatggatattgttcCCCCTTCCCAACctaataacatcagccctcagtagccccagaaatggtgcatcaataagatgcaccaaatctggcaattatcctcactcttcccacttgccctggtgcggtgacaagtggggtaatagggttggggttgatgtcagcccaGGGATTAGTATGGAGAGGtgtttatcagacacccccattaataACCCCATAGTCATACTACATAGCCAGAAAAAAGACTTTTAATTGAAATAAAAGACAGCCCACCCTCATTTTCCAATTTATTACATAAAAATTCCTATTGTTCTAATCTCGGAAAGGGGACAATATCCTAaaaagttcccaggctattaattacAGCTTACAGCTGTTTTCTTAGCCTCTACTGGTTAATTtacaggggaccccagaaaaaaataacGTAGGGTCCTGCGTGTGGCTAGGGAACTTCAACACAGCTTCCCAAACATGTGATAAACCCCAGTTCATTTATGTTTTAAGGAGGGGGGAGGGGtaatcacttttttcacacagggccctgtaggtttggatttcttgtcCCCTTAATATTAAAGACCTTTATTTATAAACTAAATTTTGTAGATACTtgttttatctttgtctaatatttacatttgtctgGTGATTGGAAACATTtaattgtgacaaacatgcaaaataataggaaatcaggaagggggcaaacactttttcacacaactgtagtttCTATCTTTCACACTACATACAAGCACCTGCCTATGAGGTACAACCAACAACTTGAATAAGTAAATACGACACAAGAGGTCTCCGAATCTAGACGATCTGTCCATAGATGGGAAAAAAAGGAGAAGAAACCAGATATGAAAAGGAAGCTACTCCGAGTGAAGGGCCACAGCTTATAACACACAGAAACCAATGCGACTTTTAGGGTTTGTCTTGCAGACAACTATAAAACATTATACTCAAGTCTGAAATGTTATAAAGGTCCAAAAAGACACCTGCGATCCCCGGATATCCTAAGGCTACGGTCATGGCCCAAAAACCTGTCCGATCttcatccaaaaaatatcagatgttTTTTCATCTCTATTGTCCCCTGTATGCCATCTTATATTATGCATCCAATTTACAAGACCAAAATCAGTTCCCTACGTCAAGAatggtactgtattttctggcgtataagactactttttaacccctgaaaatcttctcaaaagtcgggggtcgtcttatacgccaggtgtcgtcttatggggcaggtgcggagtaatctgcggtcgccgcatattgtggggggagcggtcccaatgacaaggtgaggggacgcctcaccgggaaggtgtaagtgaagcagaggcagagaaggagataataggatacaagggcgagccagatgagtgaaagaggagtgtttttctaggcacagcaccgctctctctcttttttgcatacccctggcatcccagacgctgacagtttgcttcacttacaccttcctggtgaggcgctaaaTGTAAAAATCGGATGCTCTTTGGATGATTTCTTTGGGatccgattttttatttttttttgtacataCCTAAATTTGAAGAGTTTCATTCAAAATATGGAATTGAATAGTGTATGGTGCAATTTTATTTCACATGAACAATCAGTCCACGTTAAAACCTGTCATTTGGACAGGCAAGTTGAATGACATTGGTTCCGATGCTGTCCATGTGAGCTCAGTTTCTCCACAGTGACCACTCGGACCtgttgtgtgaacatagcctagaaATGAGCTAGTGCTACAAGCAGGCGAGGTTGGGACAAGGCATGTAATGATCCTCAATAGACATTTTGACATAGCTTTGGAAGACCTGGCCCGTCCATGATATACGGTATATGGTTGGATTTTCATTTGAATGTAATACAACACCACCCCTGACATTGATGGCCAAATGGAGCTTCTCTAGGATGGCGACTTTTAGAGAAGTGGTTGTCTTAACCACTTCAGAACAATTTTTGAGGCAAACTGTATTTTCGACACAGAAACCTTTGCAGACTGTTAAATCGTaagaatgatttttttttagattttatacaGTTTGGAACTTTGTACCAGACCACAGTGCCCGATTCATAAGGTGAGTCCCAGGGaagatcatagaatcctagaatgttagagttggaagggacctcaagtgtCATCGTTTCCAACCTCCAGCTCAATGCAGGAGtcgctaaaccatctcagatgtctgttcagcctccattgaaggagaacgcattcatggcagcctgctccactcattgatcactctcactgtcaaaaagttttttctaatacctaatctgtgtcttatcccattgcttctcgtctttCCTTGCGCcaatgagaataaagctgatccctctAAGGAGGGGCAGCCCTTGAGATATTGGAGTTATTTATCTAATCCTTCTACTCAACCCACATTGAGTTTTAACGTGTCCTCTTCCCGCTCTTCTCTCAGCAATTCAGACTGAAGAAAGGCAAAGGCTATAGATT
Encoded here:
- the LOC138651275 gene encoding interferon-inducible GTPase 5-like, which encodes MDSSINIISEEEVQNIRSALQEGDICTATERLAESLREIENAPLNIAIMGESGTGKSTFVNAIRGMGNEEEGSAKTGVVETTEVPSPYNHPQYPNVTVWDLPGTGTPNFVADGYLQSVKFSRYDFFIILSSERFKQNDIDLAKAIQAMNKKFYFVRSKVDSDVHASMIRRKKTFNEENALNEIRNNCIQSLIEGGIPQPQVFLLSVLDLDKYDFLEMQDTLEKELPEHKRHIFLISLPHISLPVLEKKRQAFKKDIWKLALLSGEVAMVPVPGLSVACDIGILVKAMTSYKNAFGLDENSLERLADKFGKDVSELKSVIKSPFVLKEINKEFVATLIARGAAGGLMIVEYVVSNVPMVGSLAAGGISFATTYWMLYGFLKEIAEDAVRVLTKALESPV